A part of Rhodoligotrophos appendicifer genomic DNA contains:
- a CDS encoding ABC transporter permease gives MRWYAALIYAFLYLPIALIVIFSFNSGRYAMDWEGFSLSWYATAFANPLAVKALWTSLTIAAVTAVLASILGTLAALGLERVTPRVRRSFDAAIYIAVMVPGVVIGIATLIAFVTVFDAVNPVLANLLGTAAPKFTMGLPTVIAAHVMFNLAVVVLIVRARLAGMDKSLLEASADLYATPFGTFRQVMLPLLMPAILASLLLSFTFSFEDFIIAFFVAGPNVTLPIYIYSSIRRGITPEINAIGTVVLAVSFTLLILAQYLLRERAPRA, from the coding sequence ATGCGCTGGTATGCGGCCCTCATCTACGCCTTTCTCTATCTGCCCATCGCGCTGATCGTCATCTTCAGCTTTAACTCGGGCCGCTATGCCATGGACTGGGAAGGGTTTTCCCTCTCCTGGTACGCCACGGCCTTCGCCAATCCCTTGGCTGTGAAGGCCCTGTGGACGAGCCTCACCATCGCCGCCGTCACGGCGGTCCTGGCCTCGATCCTCGGCACGCTCGCAGCCCTCGGCCTCGAGCGCGTCACCCCCCGGGTGCGCCGCAGCTTCGATGCCGCCATCTACATTGCCGTCATGGTCCCTGGCGTGGTCATCGGCATCGCCACCTTGATCGCTTTCGTAACCGTCTTCGACGCCGTGAACCCGGTGCTCGCGAATCTCCTCGGCACCGCCGCCCCGAAATTCACCATGGGCCTGCCCACGGTCATCGCCGCCCATGTCATGTTCAACCTGGCCGTGGTCGTGCTCATCGTGCGCGCCCGTCTCGCTGGCATGGACAAGAGCCTCCTGGAGGCCTCCGCCGACCTCTATGCCACCCCCTTCGGCACCTTCCGCCAGGTGATGCTGCCGCTCCTGATGCCGGCCATCCTGGCGAGCCTGCTCCTGAGCTTCACCTTCTCGTTTGAGGATTTCATCATCGCCTTCTTCGTCGCCGGCCCCAACGTCACCCTGCCGATCTACATCTATTCCTCGATCCGCCGCGGCATCACCCCGGAGATCAACGCCATCGGCACGGTCGTGCTCGCCGTGTCCTTCACCCTCCTGATCCTCGCGCAATATCTGCTGCGGGAGCGGGCGCCCCGGGCCTGA
- a CDS encoding ABC transporter substrate-binding protein, with product MSSNDDKPITARRFMEELRRYQRGSVTRRHFLGVTGLGAAMAVLGSAVPALKPRAAYAFGDLGDTLAFTTWPNYFNQKNIDDFTALTGVNVQISVFGSNEEMLAKLQAGGTGWDVFVPTNYTISTYNKLGLIDALDTAKLPNYDPASQESRFTGEATIDGKLYAVPKDWGTTGYVINTEKVTGDMTSWKQFWDRTMDDLSGRVMVHDYQLTTIGNALKYFGYSFNSVDPGELKQAEDLLIKAKPHLFAINSDYQPSMRNGDAWMSVCWTGDASQLHRDIPAMRYVLGSEGGEIWTDFYAIPKDAPHKEAAYVFVNFMLDPFVNAREVQAHGYPSTDSKTNALLPDKILNDPILYPAKDLLSKLEFGAAATLTDPLRAEIMARFKSA from the coding sequence ATGTCAAGCAATGACGACAAGCCGATCACGGCGCGCCGCTTCATGGAGGAGCTCCGTCGCTATCAGCGCGGCTCCGTGACCCGCCGCCACTTCCTCGGCGTGACCGGCCTTGGCGCGGCCATGGCGGTGCTCGGCAGCGCGGTCCCGGCATTGAAGCCGCGGGCCGCTTACGCCTTCGGCGACCTCGGCGACACGCTCGCCTTCACCACCTGGCCCAATTATTTCAATCAGAAGAACATCGACGATTTCACCGCGCTGACCGGCGTCAATGTGCAGATCTCCGTCTTCGGCTCGAACGAGGAGATGCTGGCCAAGCTGCAGGCCGGCGGCACCGGCTGGGACGTCTTCGTTCCCACCAATTACACGATCTCGACCTACAACAAGCTCGGCCTGATCGATGCGCTCGATACGGCGAAGCTGCCCAATTACGATCCGGCCTCCCAGGAGAGCCGCTTCACCGGCGAGGCCACCATCGACGGCAAGCTCTATGCGGTGCCGAAGGACTGGGGCACCACGGGCTATGTCATCAACACCGAGAAGGTCACCGGCGACATGACCTCCTGGAAGCAGTTCTGGGACCGCACCATGGACGACCTCTCAGGCCGCGTCATGGTCCATGACTACCAGCTCACCACCATCGGCAACGCCCTGAAATATTTCGGCTATTCTTTCAATTCCGTCGATCCCGGCGAGCTCAAGCAGGCGGAGGACCTGCTCATCAAGGCCAAGCCTCACTTGTTTGCCATCAACAGCGACTACCAGCCCTCTATGCGCAATGGCGATGCCTGGATGTCGGTCTGCTGGACGGGGGACGCCTCCCAGCTGCACCGCGACATCCCGGCCATGCGCTACGTCCTGGGCTCCGAGGGCGGCGAGATCTGGACCGATTTCTATGCCATCCCGAAGGATGCCCCCCACAAGGAGGCGGCCTATGTCTTCGTCAACTTCATGCTGGATCCCTTCGTGAATGCCCGCGAGGTCCAGGCCCATGGCTATCCCAGCACCGATTCGAAGACCAATGCGTTGCTGCCGGACAAGATCCTCAACGATCCGATCCTCTATCCGGCCAAGGACCTGCTCTCGAAGCTGGAATTCGGGGCCGCCGCGACCCTGACCGACCCGTTGCGGGCCGAGATCATGGCCCGGTTCAAGTCCGCGTGA
- a CDS encoding endonuclease/exonuclease/phosphatase family protein, whose amino-acid sequence MIPSTSLIVVSTGILAALAVLVLGYLGTLWLPLDILANFRLHAAGAALILMVALLVPRLWFTVSLTGFLILMILIGLSAHFAVAIQPAERAPLQGERQVKLLSFNSWASNNDLAAIEQMLRGANADLVVMQEVFSDKQPLLKSLADLYPFQENCSGKAGCQMVILSKQPILATRFEILSDDLPVLSAQFGRGFGGLKLMTVHTLRPPRIYDQQRQMAALAARVRQETATPLIIAGDFNTTPFSLLFDDFVRASGLTASQIWPTWPAWPLPLPQLAIDHMFFGGSVRVLDAALPATAAASDHLPILASFAIRPAPEAAVVTKP is encoded by the coding sequence ATGATCCCCTCGACTTCCTTGATTGTCGTCTCCACTGGCATCCTTGCGGCTCTGGCTGTCCTGGTTTTGGGCTATCTCGGCACGCTCTGGCTGCCCCTCGACATCCTGGCCAATTTTCGCCTGCATGCCGCGGGCGCAGCCCTGATCTTGATGGTCGCCCTGCTTGTCCCGCGGCTGTGGTTCACCGTCTCCCTGACCGGCTTTTTGATCCTGATGATCCTCATCGGCCTGTCTGCGCACTTTGCCGTCGCCATTCAGCCGGCCGAGCGCGCGCCGCTTCAGGGTGAGCGTCAGGTGAAGCTCCTCTCCTTCAACAGCTGGGCCTCCAATAACGATTTGGCCGCCATCGAGCAGATGCTGCGCGGCGCCAACGCCGATCTGGTGGTCATGCAGGAGGTTTTCTCCGACAAGCAACCTCTCCTGAAATCCCTGGCCGACCTGTATCCGTTTCAAGAAAATTGTAGCGGCAAGGCCGGCTGTCAAATGGTGATCCTGTCCAAGCAGCCCATCCTCGCCACGCGCTTTGAGATCCTCTCGGACGATCTCCCCGTCCTCTCCGCACAATTCGGTCGCGGCTTCGGGGGCCTGAAGCTGATGACGGTGCACACCCTGCGCCCGCCGCGAATCTATGACCAGCAGCGCCAAATGGCAGCCTTGGCTGCTCGGGTGCGACAGGAGACGGCCACGCCCCTCATCATCGCAGGCGATTTCAACACCACCCCCTTTTCGCTGCTCTTCGACGACTTCGTTCGCGCCAGCGGCCTGACCGCGTCGCAAATCTGGCCGACGTGGCCAGCCTGGCCCTTGCCTCTGCCGCAGCTGGCCATTGATCACATGTTCTTCGGTGGCAGCGTCAGGGTGCTCGACGCCGCACTGCCCGCAACGGCGGCCGCCTCCGACCACTTGCCGATCCTGGCCTCCTTTGCGATTCGTCCGGCCCCCGAAGCAGCAGTGGTCACGAAGCCTTAA
- a CDS encoding ABC transporter permease, translating to MTAATRSRIGTAAMVAPAALFFIVLLVLPLVVVLVYSFGLRAPAGGYQPGFTLDNYLNLPARAAAFLNTITLAPLGTLVTVLIAYPLAYFLAVKVSPRWRTLLLVLVIVPFWASQLLRIYAWMMILGNRGIPSLLFAAGLGDIRLLNTPFAVLLGMVYGYLPLMVFPIYVSLEKLDRRLLEASADLGASPFRTFLQVTLPLSLPGVATGSMLVFILLMGEFIIPAFLGGGKVFFIGNALVDLFLQSRNWPFGAAVSVALVAIMLVVIVIYMRFILGRSGTRRMVLS from the coding sequence ATGACGGCGGCGACGCGATCGCGCATCGGCACCGCCGCCATGGTGGCTCCGGCCGCCCTGTTCTTCATCGTCCTTCTGGTGCTGCCTCTGGTGGTGGTGCTGGTCTATTCCTTTGGCCTGCGCGCACCGGCGGGCGGCTACCAGCCGGGCTTCACCCTCGACAATTATCTGAACCTGCCGGCCCGCGCCGCAGCCTTCCTCAACACGATCACGCTCGCCCCCCTGGGCACGCTCGTGACGGTGCTGATCGCCTATCCTCTGGCCTATTTCCTGGCGGTGAAGGTCTCCCCGCGCTGGCGCACCCTCCTGCTCGTCCTGGTGATCGTGCCCTTCTGGGCAAGCCAGCTCCTGCGCATCTATGCCTGGATGATGATCCTCGGCAATCGCGGCATCCCTTCGCTCCTCTTCGCCGCCGGCCTCGGCGACATCCGCCTGCTGAACACCCCCTTCGCGGTCTTGCTCGGCATGGTCTACGGCTATCTGCCTTTGATGGTCTTCCCCATCTATGTGAGCCTCGAAAAGCTTGACCGCCGTTTGCTCGAGGCCTCCGCCGACCTCGGGGCGAGCCCGTTCCGCACCTTTCTTCAGGTGACGCTGCCGCTCTCGCTGCCGGGCGTCGCCACCGGCTCCATGCTGGTCTTCATCCTGCTCATGGGCGAGTTCATCATTCCGGCCTTCTTGGGCGGCGGCAAGGTCTTCTTCATCGGCAATGCTTTGGTCGATCTGTTCCTCCAATCGCGCAACTGGCCCTTCGGCGCCGCCGTCTCGGTGGCTCTGGTCGCCATCATGCTGGTGGTGATCGTGATCTATATGCGCTTCATCCTCGGCCGCAGCGGCACCCGCCGCATGGTCCTGAGCTAG
- a CDS encoding peptidoglycan DD-metalloendopeptidase family protein translates to MRCSTISPLRARRVARLAGAVALAGLSAACSADMSRFGPATTGSTGGYATSAAPVSSAPTDAVQTSQVPPAGGGAYSTGAYQGGGAYQPPSGYASAPASAPVPTNTYAATSGGGNQITVRSGQTLYAVARENGVSVNQIVAANGLTPPYEVRAGQILRLPGGASAAAGGNGSVSGVRNASASAPLSAGGSHTAKSGETLYSLGRAYNVSPMAIADLNGYTTSYQLRVGETVKIPNGASAMTENGRSQSTAAGTKVASLGPTSMAAAPGPSTLGTLKTDGSGAVSGNALPQQVPSASPAQSASLPAPETRSAASFRWPVKGRIISKYGDKPNGSRNDGINIAVPEGTSVRASENGVVAYSGSELKGFGNLVLIRHEGGWVTAYAHNKELLVKRGEQVKRGDIIAKAGATGSVTSPQVHFEIRKGAQAVDPMGHLGSTYLASD, encoded by the coding sequence ATGCGTTGCTCCACCATTAGCCCCTTGCGGGCAAGGCGCGTTGCACGGCTTGCAGGCGCGGTGGCGCTGGCCGGCCTCTCGGCGGCATGCAGCGCGGATATGAGCCGCTTCGGTCCGGCCACCACGGGATCGACGGGTGGCTATGCGACCTCGGCCGCGCCGGTGAGTTCGGCGCCGACTGATGCGGTACAGACGTCTCAGGTCCCTCCGGCCGGTGGGGGCGCCTATTCCACGGGCGCCTATCAGGGTGGCGGCGCTTACCAGCCGCCGTCCGGCTACGCATCCGCTCCAGCCTCGGCCCCGGTTCCCACCAACACCTACGCCGCCACCAGCGGCGGCGGCAATCAGATCACCGTCCGCTCCGGCCAGACCCTGTATGCCGTCGCTCGCGAGAATGGCGTCTCCGTTAACCAGATCGTCGCAGCCAACGGCCTGACACCGCCTTACGAGGTGCGCGCCGGTCAGATCTTGCGGCTGCCGGGTGGGGCCAGCGCAGCGGCGGGAGGCAATGGCAGTGTCTCCGGCGTGCGGAACGCGAGTGCCTCCGCTCCTCTGAGCGCGGGCGGCAGCCATACGGCCAAGTCGGGAGAAACTCTCTACAGCCTTGGCCGCGCCTATAATGTCTCGCCCATGGCCATTGCTGATCTCAACGGGTACACCACCTCCTATCAGCTGCGGGTCGGCGAGACGGTGAAGATCCCCAACGGCGCCTCCGCCATGACCGAAAACGGCCGCAGCCAATCGACGGCCGCGGGCACCAAGGTGGCATCCCTTGGACCCACCAGCATGGCAGCCGCACCCGGTCCCTCTACTCTGGGAACATTGAAGACCGATGGTTCCGGCGCTGTCAGCGGGAATGCGCTGCCACAGCAGGTGCCCTCGGCGTCTCCGGCGCAATCGGCATCGCTCCCGGCGCCCGAGACGCGCAGCGCGGCGAGCTTCCGCTGGCCGGTGAAGGGTCGCATCATCTCCAAATATGGCGATAAGCCGAACGGCTCCCGCAATGACGGCATCAATATTGCGGTTCCGGAAGGCACCAGCGTCAGGGCTTCCGAGAACGGCGTCGTCGCGTATTCGGGGAGCGAGTTGAAGGGCTTCGGCAATCTGGTTCTGATCCGCCACGAGGGCGGCTGGGTTACGGCCTACGCCCACAACAAGGAACTGCTCGTGAAGCGTGGCGAGCAGGTCAAGCGCGGTGACATCATTGCCAAGGCCGGCGCGACCGGGTCCGTGACCAGTCCGCAGGTCCATTTCGAAATCCGCAAAGGGGCTCAGGCCGTTGACCCCATGGGCCATCTCGGCTCGACCTATCTGGCGAGCGACTAA
- a CDS encoding peroxiredoxin has translation MSLQLGDTAPDFTAETTEGQIQFHQWLGDSWGVLFSHPKNFTPVCTTELGYTAKLKPEFDRRGVKVIGISVDAIDNHDKWADDIKETQGHALNFPLIADHDRKVANLYGMIHPNASDTMTVRSVFVIGPDKKVKLTLTYPAATGRNFDEILRVIDSLQLTAKHQVATPVNWANGDDVIIVPSVSDEDAKKKFPQGWKALRPYLRLVEQPKG, from the coding sequence ATGTCATTGCAGCTGGGCGATACCGCTCCCGATTTCACCGCGGAGACGACCGAAGGCCAGATCCAGTTCCACCAGTGGCTGGGCGATAGCTGGGGGGTCCTGTTCTCGCATCCGAAGAATTTCACCCCGGTCTGCACCACGGAGCTCGGCTATACGGCGAAGCTCAAGCCGGAGTTCGACAGACGCGGCGTCAAGGTGATCGGCATCTCGGTGGACGCCATCGACAATCACGACAAATGGGCCGATGACATCAAGGAGACCCAAGGGCATGCGCTGAACTTCCCCCTGATCGCGGACCACGACCGCAAGGTCGCCAACCTCTATGGCATGATCCATCCCAATGCGAGCGACACCATGACGGTGCGCTCGGTGTTCGTGATCGGGCCGGACAAGAAGGTCAAGCTCACCCTCACCTATCCGGCCGCCACGGGCCGCAATTTCGACGAGATCCTGCGGGTGATCGACAGTTTGCAGCTCACGGCGAAGCATCAGGTCGCGACCCCGGTCAACTGGGCGAATGGCGACGACGTGATCATCGTGCCGTCGGTGAGCGACGAGGATGCCAAGAAGAAGTTCCCGCAAGGCTGGAAGGCGCTGCGTCCCTATCTGCGGCTGGTCGAGCAGCCGAAGGGCTGA
- a CDS encoding glutathione S-transferase family protein — translation MLTVWGRANSINVQKVMWTIGELGLEHERIPTGGSFKGTDRPEYRAMNPGGLVPTIKDGETILWESNAIVRYLASRYGGEPLWPLDPAKRADADRWMDWSLSEVSPSLTPVFFATVRKPKAQHDAAAIAQAAERLHPVFRRIDDVLGRSEFIAGPALTMGDIAIGAYVARYVRMPIERPALANVQRYMDVLSSRPAFAKHILIPFGTCAEEWDANERKFG, via the coding sequence ATGCTGACGGTCTGGGGCCGAGCCAATTCGATCAATGTCCAGAAGGTCATGTGGACCATTGGTGAGCTCGGTCTCGAGCATGAGCGAATTCCAACCGGAGGTTCGTTCAAGGGCACTGACCGTCCTGAATATCGGGCGATGAATCCTGGGGGATTGGTTCCGACCATCAAGGATGGTGAGACGATCCTCTGGGAATCCAATGCGATCGTCCGCTATCTTGCGTCCCGCTATGGCGGAGAGCCCCTCTGGCCCCTTGACCCCGCAAAGCGTGCCGACGCCGACCGCTGGATGGACTGGAGCCTGTCGGAGGTCAGTCCGAGTCTGACACCGGTCTTCTTCGCGACGGTGCGCAAGCCGAAGGCGCAGCATGATGCGGCAGCGATCGCCCAGGCCGCCGAGCGGCTGCATCCGGTCTTCCGGCGCATCGACGACGTGCTCGGACGGAGCGAATTCATCGCGGGCCCGGCGCTGACCATGGGCGATATCGCCATTGGCGCCTATGTCGCCCGCTATGTGCGGATGCCCATCGAACGGCCCGCTTTGGCCAATGTCCAACGCTATATGGACGTCTTGTCCTCTCGGCCGGCCTTTGCGAAGCACATCCTCATTCCCTTCGGCACCTGCGCTGAGGAATGGGATGCCAATGAGCGCAAATTCGGCTAG
- a CDS encoding ATP12 family chaperone protein — MTDDAMEEHREDTDFAAMIRTHVQKRPLPKRFYKQVSISDSGAGLAIELDGRPVRTPLKHLLSLPNSAMAKEVAAEWEAQAQEIDPAAMPLTRLANTAIDRVAPDLGRIVDEILAYAASDLLCYRAEDPDPLRARQCMIWDPVLDWAAASLGASLVRTTGVMPREQPAEALAALRRHLETYDAFELTALHNMTTLSGSAIIAMAIAEGHLLPQPGWEAAHVDEDWQAEQWGYDAAAARRRAFRWAEFFSAVHLLSLART; from the coding sequence ATGACGGATGATGCCATGGAAGAGCACCGGGAAGACACTGATTTCGCCGCCATGATTCGCACCCATGTGCAGAAGCGTCCGCTTCCGAAGCGCTTCTACAAGCAAGTCTCGATCTCCGACTCCGGAGCGGGGCTGGCGATTGAGCTCGACGGGCGCCCCGTGCGGACACCTCTCAAGCATCTTCTGAGCCTCCCGAATTCGGCGATGGCGAAGGAAGTGGCCGCCGAATGGGAGGCGCAGGCGCAGGAGATCGACCCCGCCGCCATGCCTCTGACGCGCTTGGCGAACACCGCAATCGACCGGGTTGCGCCGGATCTGGGGCGCATCGTCGATGAGATCCTGGCTTACGCCGCCAGCGATCTCCTGTGTTACCGTGCTGAAGATCCGGATCCTCTCCGGGCTCGGCAATGCATGATTTGGGATCCGGTTCTGGACTGGGCGGCCGCCTCGCTGGGCGCGAGTCTCGTGCGGACGACGGGGGTCATGCCGCGCGAGCAGCCGGCCGAGGCGCTGGCGGCCCTGCGGAGGCATTTGGAGACTTATGATGCCTTTGAGCTCACAGCGCTCCATAACATGACCACCTTGTCCGGCTCGGCGATCATCGCCATGGCGATTGCCGAGGGCCATCTTCTGCCTCAGCCGGGCTGGGAAGCGGCACATGTCGACGAAGACTGGCAGGCGGAGCAATGGGGCTATGATGCCGCCGCCGCACGCCGCCGGGCCTTCCGTTGGGCGGAGTTTTTCTCGGCCGTCCACCTCCTGTCCCTCGCCCGCACCTGA
- a CDS encoding protein-L-isoaspartate(D-aspartate) O-methyltransferase: MPKHNEHGRTPVPPEPNSKGVQPKPGDYAKIQLIMSLRNQGIRNTAVLDAIERVPRELFIEAPFGEQAYADQSLPIACGQTISQPFIVAFMTEKLEVTDRMKVLEIGTGSGYQTAVLAHLCRRVYTIERYRLLLRAAEERLAKLKLTNVTSVSGDGTKGWKSQAPFDRILVTAAAASVPEALIDQLRVGGIMIIPVETSPGRQELQRIIRTERGYDRQSLLPVRFVPLVAGLPKEG; the protein is encoded by the coding sequence ATGCCGAAGCACAACGAACATGGCCGCACGCCGGTCCCGCCGGAGCCGAACTCCAAAGGGGTGCAGCCGAAGCCGGGCGATTACGCGAAGATTCAGCTGATCATGAGCCTGCGCAATCAGGGCATCCGCAATACGGCTGTCCTCGACGCCATTGAGCGCGTGCCCAGGGAGCTCTTCATCGAGGCGCCCTTCGGCGAACAGGCCTATGCCGATCAGTCACTGCCCATCGCCTGCGGTCAGACGATTTCTCAGCCCTTCATCGTCGCCTTCATGACCGAGAAGCTTGAGGTCACCGATCGCATGAAGGTCCTCGAGATCGGGACGGGCTCTGGCTATCAGACGGCGGTGCTCGCTCATCTCTGCCGTCGTGTTTACACAATTGAGCGGTATCGCCTTCTCCTGAGAGCCGCGGAAGAGCGGTTGGCGAAGCTGAAGCTGACCAATGTGACGTCTGTTTCTGGCGATGGGACTAAGGGGTGGAAGAGCCAGGCCCCGTTCGATCGAATATTGGTGACGGCCGCTGCCGCATCCGTGCCGGAGGCCTTGATTGATCAGTTGCGGGTCGGCGGAATCATGATCATTCCGGTCGAAACCTCGCCCGGTCGCCAGGAGCTCCAGCGGATCATTCGCACGGAGCGGGGCTATGATCGCCAGTCGTTGTTGCCGGTGAGGTTTGTACCTCTGGTTGCAGGATTGCCCAAGGAAGGGTGA
- a CDS encoding ABC transporter ATP-binding protein has protein sequence MGLSSAVQDEGPVIEFRRASKRFGEVVAVEPMDLVIRKGEFLSLLGPSGCGKTTSLRMIAGFDQPSDGEILIEGMRVNGVPAHKRPVNMVFQHYALFPHLDVGRNVAYGLKQRSPRPSAAEIASRVTQTLAMVRLSGFEHRRVWELSGGQQQRVALARALINQPRVLLLDEPLAALDRKLRHDMQIELQNLQRDLDITFVLVTHDQEEALSMSHRVCVMREGRIVQIGSPQELYDRPVSRYVADFVGKSNFFEGRAQARTGDLVDVLLAGDKRVSARDFGREPVAVGNRIAVSIRPEQMILVRDPAGLPDGTAVAADALVLNRIFLGEHTEYLVRAEHLGEFLVMTPRQVEQVERPFDVGDRVAVGWRPGAALILQLNS, from the coding sequence ATGGGGTTGTCATCGGCCGTTCAGGACGAGGGTCCCGTCATAGAATTTCGCCGGGCGTCGAAGCGCTTCGGGGAGGTGGTTGCCGTCGAGCCCATGGATCTGGTGATCCGCAAGGGCGAGTTTCTGTCCCTCCTGGGACCGTCGGGCTGCGGTAAGACGACGTCCCTGCGGATGATCGCAGGCTTCGACCAGCCCAGTGACGGGGAAATCCTCATCGAGGGCATGCGGGTCAATGGGGTTCCCGCCCATAAGCGCCCGGTGAACATGGTCTTCCAGCATTATGCCCTGTTCCCGCATCTCGACGTCGGCCGCAACGTCGCCTATGGCCTGAAGCAGAGGTCGCCACGACCGAGTGCTGCCGAGATCGCCTCCCGGGTGACGCAGACCCTGGCCATGGTGCGCCTCAGCGGCTTCGAGCATCGCCGGGTCTGGGAACTCTCCGGTGGCCAGCAGCAGCGTGTGGCTCTCGCCCGGGCGCTCATCAACCAGCCCAGGGTGCTGTTGCTGGACGAGCCTCTTGCCGCCCTCGACCGCAAGCTTCGCCATGACATGCAGATCGAGCTGCAGAACCTCCAGCGCGATCTCGACATCACCTTCGTCCTCGTCACCCACGACCAGGAGGAGGCCCTCTCCATGAGCCACCGTGTCTGCGTCATGCGCGAGGGCAGGATCGTCCAGATCGGCTCGCCTCAGGAGCTCTATGATCGCCCGGTCTCGCGCTATGTCGCCGATTTCGTCGGCAAATCCAATTTTTTCGAGGGCCGGGCGCAAGCGCGGACCGGCGATCTCGTGGACGTGCTCCTGGCGGGCGACAAGAGGGTGTCGGCGCGGGATTTCGGCCGGGAGCCGGTCGCGGTTGGCAACCGGATCGCGGTCAGCATCCGCCCTGAGCAGATGATTCTGGTGCGGGATCCGGCGGGCCTTCCCGATGGCACGGCGGTCGCCGCCGATGCGCTGGTCTTGAACCGCATCTTCCTCGGCGAGCACACCGAATATCTCGTGCGAGCGGAGCATCTGGGCGAGTTCCTGGTGATGACGCCGCGGCAGGTGGAGCAGGTGGAAAGACCCTTCGACGTGGGCGACCGCGTGGCCGTCGGCTGGCGGCCGGGCGCGGCGCTGATCTTGCAGCTGAACAGTTGA
- the purB gene encoding adenylosuccinate lyase, with the protein MIPRYTREQMASIWSPESKFRIWFEIEAHALTAMADLGLVPKDAADTLWEKGMPATFDVERIDEIEREVRHDVIAFLTHLAEIVGPEARFVHQGMTSSDVLDTCLNVQLRRAADLLLADIDGLLAALKRRALEHKLTPTIGRSHGIHAEPTTFGIKLATFHAEFSRARARLVNAREEISTCAISGAVGTFANIDPRVEEHVARAMGLTPEPVSTQIIPRDRHAMFFAVLGVIASSVERLATEIRHLQRTEVLEAEEYFAPGQKGSSAMPHKRNPVLTENLTGLARLVRSAVTPALENVALWHERDISHSSVERGIGPDATIHLDFALVRLTNVMERLVIYPETMKANLDRLGGLIHSQRVMLALVDAGAQREDAYRLVQRNAMPVWRGQGNFLDLLKADDEVRALLSDSALEGLFDLGYHFKHVDVIFERVFGTH; encoded by the coding sequence ATGATCCCCCGATATACACGTGAACAAATGGCCTCGATCTGGTCGCCGGAATCCAAATTCCGAATCTGGTTCGAAATCGAAGCCCACGCCCTGACCGCCATGGCCGATCTTGGCCTGGTTCCCAAAGACGCAGCGGACACGCTGTGGGAAAAAGGCATGCCGGCGACCTTCGATGTCGAGCGTATCGACGAAATCGAGCGCGAAGTGCGCCATGATGTGATCGCCTTCCTCACCCATCTCGCTGAGATCGTCGGGCCAGAGGCGCGCTTCGTCCATCAAGGCATGACGTCATCCGACGTCCTGGACACCTGCCTCAACGTCCAGCTCCGGCGAGCGGCCGACCTCCTGCTCGCCGATATCGACGGCTTGCTGGCCGCGCTCAAGCGGCGAGCCCTGGAGCACAAGCTGACGCCGACCATCGGCCGCAGCCATGGCATCCACGCGGAACCGACGACCTTTGGCATCAAGCTGGCGACCTTCCATGCGGAATTTTCCCGCGCCCGCGCCCGCCTCGTGAACGCGCGGGAGGAAATCTCGACCTGCGCCATCTCGGGTGCGGTGGGCACCTTCGCCAATATCGATCCCCGCGTTGAAGAGCATGTAGCGCGCGCCATGGGACTCACGCCGGAGCCGGTCTCCACCCAGATCATTCCGCGGGACCGGCATGCCATGTTCTTTGCCGTGCTGGGGGTGATCGCCTCCTCCGTCGAGCGGCTGGCGACAGAAATCCGTCACCTGCAGCGCACGGAGGTGCTGGAGGCTGAAGAATATTTCGCACCAGGCCAGAAAGGTTCGTCGGCCATGCCGCATAAGCGCAACCCGGTGCTGACGGAGAACCTCACGGGGCTCGCCCGCCTGGTGCGCTCCGCGGTCACGCCCGCCCTGGAGAATGTGGCGCTCTGGCACGAGCGGGACATCTCGCATTCCTCCGTCGAGCGCGGCATCGGGCCGGACGCGACCATCCATCTCGACTTCGCCCTCGTCCGGCTGACGAACGTCATGGAACGCCTGGTGATCTATCCGGAGACGATGAAAGCCAATCTGGACCGGCTCGGGGGCCTCATCCATTCCCAACGGGTGATGCTGGCCCTGGTTGATGCAGGCGCACAGCGGGAGGACGCCTACCGGCTCGTGCAGCGCAACGCGATGCCGGTCTGGCGGGGGCAAGGCAATTTCCTCGATCTGCTGAAAGCCGATGACGAAGTCCGCGCCCTGCTCTCCGACAGCGCCCTCGAGGGGCTGTTCGATCTCGGCTATCATTTTAAGCATGTGGACGTGATCTTCGAGCGTGTCTTCGGCACGCATTGA